From the genome of Candidozyma auris chromosome 2, complete sequence, one region includes:
- the FMT1 gene encoding methionyl-tRNA formyltransferase: MTIERALRIAFFGSDKFSRQSLHRLRELRHQQPSLISSLTVVTRSIKPTGRNLKNFVDVPIGEYAQQHQLPVLRADSSEEILRLLNHESFDLAVAVSYGKLIPGAFISSLKYGGINVHPSLLPMYRGSSPIQYALKDDLKETGVSLQTLHPSKFDHGTVISQSEPIPISEDDNFDSLAERLGVVGANLLASAIVDGSFIEPIKPIQTSYKPSLAPKIRSSESQIKWSSLSARQIKRLNDALGPLYTYKKVDIKKKRQNVHELHKVILDKISISDSFDNLREPGEFIHDTDTNSLVIKTLDGAVKSRANT; the protein is encoded by the exons ATGACTATTGAGAGGGCCCTACGAATCGCTTTCTTCGGCTCGGATAAGTTCAGCAGACAATCACTCCATAGACTTCGAGAACTACGGCACCAGCAGCCGTCGCTCATATCCTCGCTCACGGTAGTCACTCGGTCTATAAAGCCAACAGGGCgtaacttgaagaactttgtGGACGTGCCAATTGGCGAATATGCTCAGCAGCATCAGCTACCAGTTTTGAGAGCAGACTCACTGGAGGAGATTCTTCGACTTTTGAATCATGAGAGTTTTGACTTGGCGGTGGCTGTCTCATATGGCAAACTCATCCCTGGGGCGTTCATCAGCTCGCTTAAGTATGGCGGCATCAACGTTCACCCGTCTTTGTTGCCTATGTATAGGGGTTCTTCACCAATACAGTATGCATTGAAGGATGATTTGAAGGAGACTGGCGTCTCTTTACAAACCCTTCACCCGTCTAAGTTTGATCATGGCACAGTCATCCTGCAATCTGAACCTATACCTATCTCCGAAGATGACAACTTTGATTCATTAGCTGAACGCTTGGGTGTTGTTGGTGCGAACTTGCTAGCGTCGGCAATTGTCGATGGCTCTTTCATTGAACCAATAAAGCCAATACAAACGCTGTACAAGCCGTCCTTGGCACCGAAAATAAGATCCTCTGAATCACAAATAAAGTGGTCACTGCTATCCGCAAGGCAGATCAAAAGATTAAACGATGCTTTGGGTCCATTGTATACTTACAAAAAGGTCGacataaagaagaagagacaaaaTGTTCACGAATTACACAAGGTAATTCTTGACAAAATAAGCATATCAGACTCATTTGACAACTTACGAGAACCAGGTGAATTTATTCATGACACGGACACTAATTCTCTTGTGATAAAAACCTTGGATGGTGCCGTGAAG AGCAGGGCCAACACCTAA